A stretch of Candidatus Neomarinimicrobiota bacterium DNA encodes these proteins:
- a CDS encoding hydrolase: MKNLAKWCVPVLLYSFCFGQNPDYVTNAVKVQSDPVIDGDVLNDPAWEGLPVVEKFTQKAPDEGQSATENTIVKVMYSDEFFYLSVVCYDTESDGIIISDTRRDATLNNMDSFMFLLDTFKDYQNGYVFGTNAAGTEYDAQITGGGEEGAMTRRFSIGTGGGYNVNWDAVWQVKTEIGDYGWSAEFAIPFKTLRYKIEKDQAWGINFQRVVARKQEEVHWAPIPRQFTMNRLVSAGTLTGMNVPIPRNLKIMPYALGQQNKHEGEESSTVNDGDFGMDVKFGVTSSLTLDMTYNTDFAQVEADEQQINLDRFSLFFPEKRAFFLENAGLFSVGEGGTFFGPDIEMFFSRRIGISEGGTQVPILGGGRLTGSFAGMKVGALSMRTDAVEDVTDGNHYSVMRLKKELP, from the coding sequence ATGAAAAATTTGGCTAAGTGGTGTGTACCTGTATTATTGTACTCTTTCTGTTTTGGTCAGAATCCGGACTATGTCACCAATGCGGTGAAAGTGCAGTCTGATCCTGTCATTGATGGTGATGTGCTAAACGACCCGGCTTGGGAGGGGTTGCCTGTGGTGGAAAAATTCACGCAGAAAGCACCTGATGAGGGTCAGTCAGCAACTGAAAACACCATTGTTAAGGTGATGTATTCAGATGAATTCTTTTATCTGTCCGTGGTCTGCTACGACACCGAATCTGACGGGATCATCATATCGGATACCCGGAGGGACGCAACACTGAACAACATGGACAGTTTCATGTTCCTCCTTGATACCTTTAAAGATTATCAGAACGGTTATGTCTTTGGGACCAATGCAGCCGGCACAGAATATGATGCCCAGATCACTGGTGGTGGTGAAGAGGGTGCCATGACCAGACGTTTTTCCATAGGCACTGGTGGCGGATATAACGTGAACTGGGATGCGGTGTGGCAGGTGAAAACAGAAATCGGTGATTACGGTTGGAGCGCTGAATTTGCCATCCCTTTTAAAACTCTGAGATATAAAATAGAAAAAGATCAGGCGTGGGGAATCAATTTTCAACGGGTTGTGGCAAGAAAACAGGAAGAGGTTCACTGGGCCCCCATCCCAAGGCAATTTACCATGAACCGTCTGGTATCGGCGGGAACCCTAACAGGTATGAATGTCCCTATCCCTCGAAACCTGAAAATAATGCCATATGCTTTGGGTCAGCAAAACAAGCATGAAGGAGAAGAATCCTCCACTGTCAACGACGGTGATTTTGGCATGGATGTAAAGTTTGGTGTGACATCCAGCCTCACTTTGGATATGACCTACAACACCGATTTTGCCCAGGTAGAGGCTGATGAACAGCAGATTAACCTGGACCGTTTCAGCCTTTTCTTTCCGGAAAAGCGAGCGTTCTTCCTGGAAAATGCGGGCCTTTTTTCAGTCGGTGAGGGAGGCACTTTTTTCGGGCCTGACATTGAAATGTTTTTCAGCCGCCGCATCGGTATCAGTGAAGGCGGAACACAGGTTCCCATTCTTGGAGGAGGCAGGCTTACGGGGAGCTTTGCCGGGATGAAGGTGGGTGCCCTCAGCATGCGCACCGATGCAGTGGAGGATGTGACGGACGGGAATCACTATTCTGTCATGCGGCTGAAGAAGGAGCTTCC